Below is a window of Allomuricauda ruestringensis DSM 13258 DNA.
TTCATTTACCACTTCGATTCTGTCCCGAAATTGCATGTAGAGCGTGCCCTTGACCACTTGGAACAGTTCGTCTTCGTTTTCGTGGGCATGCCAAACAAATTCACCTTGGAGTTTTGCCAACAGCACTTGCATGTCGTCCACTACGGCAATTTGGTGGGGATGCCATTGTTTGCTGAACTCGGCATGCTTTTGTTTTAGGTTGATGGGTTTCATGATTTGATGGAATTTATTTGGTGGGTATAGGCAGATCGTGCATTCGCAAAAATGATAATTTGTCCCAATAGCCCCGTTGATATTTGATTTTCCCCTCAACAATATGAAAAAAACCACATCCACGAAGGCCCAATGGGTCTTTCCATTCTAAAATGGCCCATTCCCCATCTTCAAA
It encodes the following:
- a CDS encoding cupin domain-containing protein — translated: MKPINLKQKHAEFSKQWHPHQIAVVDDMQVLLAKLQGEFVWHAHENEDELFQVVKGTLYMQFRDRIEVVNEGEIIVVPKGVEHNPMTKNGEEVHVLLFEKMGTAHTGNLQHEKTQTHYPKI